The Aspergillus luchuensis IFO 4308 DNA, chromosome 4, nearly complete sequence DNA window GCATATAACTGCGTTCTGACGAGCTAGGACACTAAAAtatatgaaaaatatatttcttgtGTATCAACGTTGCTTTGCTGTCTCCGGCATAGTTTTACTGAGCTACTAGAAATAGCACTTGAGGATGTCATCAAGAGTCAAAGTATGTAATGTAAAATCTCATCATATTAAAATATCCAGGCTAGTATATGTAGTCATTTCTGGGAATGTCCCGGGGCATGAAAAGTGTAGCTCGTCAAAATGCAAAGAAGTCGTAGCCATCCGGCAGCTTGAACAATTGATGATGTGGTTTAAACCCCAGCAGTGCTGGCAAATCACGAAGAAAACAACCGAATATGGACGCCACGGTCATGCGACAGCGTGAGACTGGAATTGATAATCGGCTCCACCATATCAGGATCGGCATTCTCAATTCTGTTGTACTGCTGTAGCAGCTTGACCATGGTGTAGCTGGCTTCAGTGAGCGCATATTGCTCTGGAAGAGACTGTTAGTAATGTGACTGTGGCATATATATAGGGCAACTTACGTCCAAGACAAATCCGGGGCCCGCCGTTGAATGGAAGGTACTCCCAACCCCGCTTGCTGTTCTCTTCCCATCGCTCGGGTCGGAAAGCATGGGCATCCGGGCCGTATAAGTCGGTGCGACGGTGCATTGCATATACGCTGTACGACACAAGCTCTCCCTTGCGCACGTAGACGGGGGCCTTTCCGTCGGGTCCACCACCCAATGGCAACGAAGTATCTTTGGCGGCGACACGGAAGTTTAGAGGCAcaggaggaaggagacggaggaCTGGTCTTGTTAGAAAGATAATCAGGAGTGCGGCAGGGTCGGGGTTAATGCTCACCTTCGTTCAAGAAATAGCGCAAGTACGGCGTGTCTTTCAGCCTAGCATGCGTGATCTTTCCGTTGGGGTGTTTAGCGTCTCCAAACTCGTCGACGATGGTCTGGCGAAGTTTGGTCCAGACATTAGGATGCCGTGCTAGGTAGAAAAAGGCCGAGCTTAGCAGACTGGCAGTGGTGTCGCGACCAGccaggaggatgttgagcaTGTTGTCACGGATCACTCTCGGGTCATCAGTATCCTCAGCCAAGGCTTCTGCGAAGATGTACCTGCCAGactctttcttttcgggGTGACGCTTTGCCTCGAGAGCCAGGCGCACATAGTGGTCGACCACCTCGTGTACAAGCTGGTTCGCTTCACGGAACTCCTTGGGGTTAACGAGCCAGTAGAATGCCATGGCTCTGGATCTCGCTGCCAGGTATTCTTGGGCACGGTTGAACGCCTCAGCAAAACCTTGGGCGTTTCCAACGGCGGACTTTTCCAGCAGGCTCGACTCAGCAGATGTCCGCATGGATCCGACGGATTCACCAAACAGGAAATGTGTGGCCGAGTCGATGgtcaagaggaagaagaggcgcTGGATGTCGAAACTAGAGCCATCCTTTGGGATTAGGTCCATCATCTTGGTGACGTGGCCATCCATAAGGTCGAGGTCAGCAACCTAGTCGCCCTCATTTGTCAGTAAATTCTCATTAGTGGTGGATTGGTAGGATGATCAGACCTGATCGCGGGTGAACTGCGGCCTCAGCATGCCACGCGCATGAGACCAGCCCGGTCCATCCAAGGTGAAGATTCCATTTCCAAGCAACGGGTAGAACTCGCGATGGCGGGTTCCAAGACCAAAATCCTGGAACTGAGTAGCTAACAGTGCCTTGATGTTCTCTGGCTCGACGGTGTTGGTGACCATGAGCCCTCCCAAAGCCTGCTGACGGAAGGTCGGTCCACTCGTCTGGTAGTGATCGGCAATGTATTCAACCCATCGTTTCTCCCTGGCCGCCTTTGCAATGCGATAGAAGCCAGTGATACCGAGGATACCGGTATCGACGGATCTAGGGGGCTGGCAGCCGAGAGCTTTGGACTTCTTGCGATGGTGGTAAGCCTGGTGGAGGGAGCCCAGGATGCGAAAGGTTAAGTAGATGGCACAAAAAAAGACAACCGCAGGAGCCAACATGACGCAACTGCGGGTAGTCAAGGAATGCGGGGAGGAAACCTAGATAGTAGATGGGGAAGTGGAAAGGAGTGATTTGAGGAATGTGAGATGAGAGATAAATGACTTTAGAGTGAATGTTATGTACAAAGAGGTATGATAATCGACAGGGGCAGTCCGGTTCCGACCATAGACCTTATATACTTTGTCCTAATTCACCCCGCAAGGAGAGATCCAGACTTGGATTCACTTGGCGAAGAAGGGTTAGTACCAAACTCCTCGGTCGTGAGGCCCCATGTGAAATGAAGGAATGGGGTATCCCCGCCTCCATAGCCAcacagtcagtcagtcagtagaGGAAGACAGGGAGAcgggaagggatggatggttccAGCGATGCAAGAAAGCAAGCGGCAATGGGCTGGAAATGATTGGAAAAGCCAACCTTGCGAGGGGGTCGTTTCCGATTCCAGATGCTTTCGGCACTCGGAAACATCGCAAGCATCTCCCAAAAGGGAAAAGCGGCTGTTGCGTCGCAGGATTTTGGACATGACGCTAATTCCAACCGCTGATCTAAAACCTCCGAGGCTTCTCTTGCATCTACTTATGTTTGCCCGCGTGTACTTTTTTCAAGTACTATGTAGCATCTCAGGATCCACCACTCCACGGTCAACCTCGTCATCTCTTCTTTATCCAGGCTTCAGGCTCCAGGCTCCAGCAAAACCCAAACACCTCCCCCCTTGGCCACCAATCACCTGGTTTGACTGGAATTCTGTCCAAAACATTCAAGCCATTGCAACAAGGCGGATGTGAAGATGCCGCGTGACAATTTACCCACGGTCGGCGTGGCCTGAAAGTCAAAGCAATGTTCCGAGTCCTTCATGACGTATCCAAAGACCGTGTCTTCATCTGTCTGCACCCCGCATGCTGGGATCGCGCTCGTAAACTCCACCCCCTGAGGTGCGATATCGTCCGTAGACAGAATGGATAATGACCGCCACGGATCGAATTCTCCTCCGCTGAAGTAAACATTGGACGGGCGGATCGTCCATCCCCCAAACTCTTGGTTGATCTCATCCGCCCGCGGTGACGGAGGCAACAGTCCTTTCTCCACCGCATCGGGGAACTGTCGGTTACATACTTCTTGCTGGTATTCCACCGACTGGTATCGCGAGGCTAATGAGTGTGGCCCTTCGTTGTTCGCTTGGAAGAACCCCCATTCGCTGCAGTATTGCCAAGTCCAAGTGATGGTCGCGGGATCGCCGTATGGCTTGGAGAAATCACAGTCAATTGGCTGAGAAGCGTTCTGAGGTCCGCAGTTGGTCCCCATATTCAGATTGACCAGCTCGAGGAAGGTGGGCCATGCTGCCCATCGTTCAGCGACATACTGGCCGCCATACGTAGGGGCAAGACCATCCGGCCCGGTAGTCCCGTTCGTCTTGGGGTCAACTTCAAGATACTCGCAGAATGCGCCTAGACCTCCAATACCTCCCGCCATACCATAGCTCTGGAAGTAGCTGTAGATGGCGGTTAGCGCTCCAGTGAAATCACCGTTGGAGTTGGCTTCGGCGCCAGGTCCGAAGAAGAGTTGTTTGATTGAGGTAGCTGTATCTTCGTTTGATAGCTGATCGTCGATATATTCCAGAGCAGCGTGAATATCTGCCGAGCAGTTGGCCCATCCATCAGCAACCATGCCGCGGTAAACCTGGTCGTAATACACGCTCATATTGACCCGTGCTTCCACCGGAGCCGATGAGGAATAGGCTGCGAAGATGGTCTCTGGGTACTCGTTGCGAGTTAATGCAGCACGGATCCCTGCGTACGAGCCGCCAACCATGACCCACGGTGTGCCCTGCGGCGTCAGGTCCACGTCCGGATACTTCTCGCGGCTGAAGTTGCTAGCAAAGTACGGAAGATCCGCGAGCGCCTGCTTGGTGGTGAGGTATTGGTAGGTCTCGGGTGGAGATTCATAAGATATGGGCGCCGGAGTCGAGTTTCCATAGTATCTGTGCTCCCAAGCGATTCCCATGGCGTTGAACTCTATTAAGAATTCtcggaagaaggaaagagtgGACGTTAGGTAGGCTGAGGCTATCGATTCGCCATCCGCCTCCCCTGTATCATACACAAATATTGGGCTGCCAGGCTCATAGAATTCATCGCTGACCCAGAACCGATTTTGATAAGTGCCAGCCGATGCGTTGTCATGGTCAAGGGGAATCTAAATATTGTGATCAGTGATGGGAACAAATAGCCATGGCTGGTGCTTTTCATACGGTGACATATTCAGTCTCCAACGCAACGGCCATCGCTGAATGTGAAACGAGAGTATTGAGGTTCTGCTCATTGTGTGTCCCCAGGTCTGGGTCAATTCCAAAGTGAGCAAGCGACTGAGTACCCCATCCAAAGGGGGTCTTTTTCTGCCCCGAGCCCATAACGGGCTGCGAGAGCAGGAAAGCCCCGATGGCTGCTATTGTGGTGGCGTATGAAGGCATAGGGGCCTTCAAGGGACAGTGTATACAAGGGGAGAGGGATTGGAGCAAAGGAAGAGAGTAGTAACACACAAATTCCTAAattctcctcttttcatGATTGAAGGCATTCCTTTTGTGTCTTATGTACAAAACATAACTACAATGGTAAACAGTGAATGAGACGGTTTCGGTCACGAATGTTTGTCATACAGCAGATTCACTTCTTGTAGACGTCTGCCTACGGAAACTGAATTCAACACATGTCAACACGCTCAGCCGAGATATGGTGGGCTGCTGGGCATCGAGTGCGGCCAGAAATCCCTGTTATGTTGGACAAGACCATAACAATCAACCGACGCATCAGGGTTGATGCCTCCGTCGGGCTGTGGCTTCGGGGCGCACGGGCAGCAAAAGCCACATGTCTGTGTCTTAATTAGTGGGTTCCTGAGCAATGGCAATACGTAGCTTTTGCGGGGTTCCTTCCGCTTGCCGAAGATGCCCTGTCGATCATTTGTGCAGCGCAGGATGGTTGGGAATGCGTCTGCAGGGTCCGGACCCAGCCTCCATTCGGTATTGATGCGTGCACCTGTTTTATCGCCACAATTCACCTTTGTCGCCGCGGTCCTAAGCTGTGCTTCGTTTTGTTAAGAAGCTGATTGACTCTGCAGTAGTTCAATGTTTAGGGTTACTGCTCCCAGTTTCTGTCTCGCCTTCGCCACGAGGATTGCGCTGCATGCTGAAGCAAGGGGTTGTGAAACCAAGAGGATTTGCCGAAATGAAGCGTAACACTTGACTGAGACAAATACAGGGGTATGATTAGGTAGTCTGCACTTGAACGTAACTAAATTAATCTGTGTGCACGTTCTTAGTCTCGTTAGTTTCGCTATCTCAGCAGCATTCGAGTAGCGTCAACGGGAAtaatagaagaagatctaAGAGTTAGTCAGGGCCCAGAGACTGGCGGGAAATGAACAGAAGATCTGTCCGTAAAGATATTCCTGAATACTGCAACTGGAAGTTTGGCTTGTATGAGCCACCAGCATGCCTACACCCTCGAGCTCGTAGCTGTAATCTGTCTTGCAAGGACTCTCGTCATGAGTATAGACACGGTCGAATGCGATCAATCGTACCGCAGCTTCGTATTAGAAACTAGGAATCGAAAATATACACCCATTTAGTAATCTTGCCGAGATCTAGGGGAAatgtgaagaagaatgccGAGAGTAGACGGAATGATGGTTTAGTTTCGGGCGGCGAGTCTGGCTCGGTTCGGTGTTTGTTTTGCATTCCCTTACATTCCTCCTTTCTTGCGTTCGGAAATCCTCATGCCGTCGGCATTTGTCGACCCATGCTCTTGTATCTATTTTGACAGGTGGGCCGATTATCTCCATCATTGAGGATCTCGGAGGATCTACTGAAGACTGCAGCTTCAGGAACCGTGGGATCTCTTGTAAGACCTTTGCTACGATGAGGCTGTGACTAAATGTCATTCAATCCTATCGCCAGTATCTTCATAGACTGACTAATTGGGTTCCTAGATCCTCACAGCATTAGCAAAAGCATCATAAGCCCTTGCGTCAGTTCCATCCTTGCAGCTATAAGCCGGTGCAGCCCAAGTTTAAGGTTATGTTTTCGACCTTTTAGTATCTCGCTAAAGTCATTCAAACACAGACTGTATTTCAACATTGGCAAGGCCATGTGACGATGCTCTGGTGTACAACAGCTCGAGAAATTCAGCTATAGCATCGTCTAGATCAATTCTTGTTCTACCAGAAAGAACCGAGCTACTTGACATGTTGTTTGAACACCATGGCTTGACatctataaatattccaAACAGACACAACCTGCAACCGGATGGATTTATACACAAAACAGTCGTTGCTGGATAAGTACGTTAAGAACACGATAGCATAAACACTACCAGACATCCTGCAAATGTCGCTTAAGAAGATCGGCGTTGCTCGGGACGAGGTATGGTCCACCGGTGCTGTCTCGGACATCATATGGTGCGTTTCAGCATCAGCTTGAGCTCTTGGCATTTAGCGGAGCGAGTACACATCCAAAGGGCA harbors:
- the ALK2_2 gene encoding cytochrome P450 (COG:Q;~EggNog:ENOG410PGYE;~InterPro:IPR002402,IPR002974,IPR036396,IPR017972, IPR001128;~PFAM:PF00067;~go_function: GO:0004497 - monooxygenase activity [Evidence IEA];~go_function: GO:0005506 - iron ion binding [Evidence IEA];~go_function: GO:0016705 - oxidoreductase activity, acting on paired donors, with incorporation or reduction of molecular oxygen [Evidence IEA];~go_function: GO:0016712 - oxidoreductase activity, acting on paired donors, with incorporation or reduction of molecular oxygen, reduced flavin or flavoprotein as one donor, and incorporation of one atom of oxygen [Evidence IEA];~go_function: GO:0020037 - heme binding [Evidence IEA];~go_process: GO:0055114 - oxidation-reduction process [Evidence IEA]), yielding MLAPAVVFFCAIYLTFRILGSLHQAYHHRKKSKALGCQPPRSVDTGILGITGFYRIAKAAREKRWVEYIADHYQTSGPTFRQQALGGLMVTNTVEPENIKALLATQFQDFGLGTRHREFYPLLGNGIFTLDGPGWSHARGMLRPQFTRDQVADLDLMDGHVTKMMDLIPKDGSSFDIQRLFFLLTIDSATHFLFGESVGSMRTSAESSLLEKSAVGNAQGFAEAFNRAQEYLAARSRAMAFYWLVNPKEFREANQLVHEVVDHYVRLALEAKRHPEKKESGRYIFAEALAEDTDDPRVIRDNMLNILLAGRDTTASLLSSAFFYLARHPNVWTKLRQTIVDEFGDAKHPNGKITHARLKDTPYLRYFLNEVLRLLPPVPLNFRVAAKDTSLPLGGGPDGKAPVYVRKGELVSYSVYAMHRRTDLYGPDAHAFRPERWEENSKRGWEYLPFNGGPRICLGQQYALTEASYTMVKLLQQYNRIENADPDMVEPIINSSLTLSHDRGVHIRLFSS
- a CDS encoding putative serine peptidase, family S28 (COG:O;~EggNog:ENOG410PG2D;~InterPro:IPR008758,IPR029058;~MEROPS:MER0093133;~go_function: GO:0008236 - serine-type peptidase activity [Evidence IEA];~go_process: GO:0006508 - proteolysis [Evidence IEA]), whose product is MGIAWEHRYYGNSTPAPISYESPPETYQYLTTKQALADLPYFASNFSREKYPDVDLTPQGTPWVMVGGSYAGIRAALTRNEYPETIFAAYSSSAPVEARVNMSVYYDQVYRGMVADGWANCSADIHAALEYIDDQLSNEDTATSIKQLFFGPGAEANSNGDFTGALTAIYSYFQSYGMAGGIGGLGAFCEYLEVDPKTNGTTGPDGLAPTYGGQYVAERWAAWPTFLELVNLNMGTNCGPQNASQPIDCDFSKPYGDPATITWTWQYCSEWGFFQANNEGPHSLASRYQSVEYQQEVCNRQFPDAVEKGLLPPSPRADEINQEFGGWTIRPSNVYFSGGEFDPWRSLSILSTDDIAPQGVEFTSAIPACGVQTDEDTVFGYVMKDSEHCFDFQATPTVGKLSRGIFTSALLQWLECFGQNSSQTR